A single region of the Nicotiana sylvestris chromosome 6, ASM39365v2, whole genome shotgun sequence genome encodes:
- the LOC138871171 gene encoding uncharacterized protein, with translation MDEENAEKTAFTTPWGTYCYRVIPFGLKSTGSTYMRAMTAIFHDMMHQEIEVYVDDVIIKSRTQDDHVRGLRKFFERLRKYDLKLNPAKCAFGPLSTYFPDEEVNSVEITSEDTHAWKMFFDGAVNAKGVGIGAILISPTSQHYPATIWLQFFCTNNTTKQAQGEWKTRDVKLIPYRQHVEDFSRRFKSIEFSHLKRDICEQFKIMHRNSTPYRPKANGVVEAVNKNIKKILRKMIQSSKQWHKKLPFALLGYRTTMRTSVGATPYLLVYGTEAVIPAEVKIPSLQIIVEAEIEDSEWVKTHLEQLTLINEKRMAAVCHGQLYQQRIACAYNKKVRARNFEVGQLVLRRILLHHQEAKGKFAPNWKGPYIIRKLLPKGALYLGDNEGNDPETAVNADAVKRYYV, from the exons atggatgaagagaatgcagaaaagacagcttttaccacaccttggggcacctactgttatagGGTCATTCCTTTTGGTCTGAAGAGCACCGGTtcaacctatatgagggccatgactgccatttttcatgacatgatgcaccaagagatagaggtgtatgtggacgatgtgataatcAAATCTAGGACCCAGGACGACCATGTCCGAGGCCTGAGGAAATTCTTTGAGCGACTAcgtaaatatgatttgaagctaaacccagccaaatgtgcatttggg cctttgagcacctacttcccggatgaagaggtaaattcagttgagatAACATCAGAAGACAcccatgcttggaaaatgttctttgatggagctgtgaacgcaaaaggtgttggaattggggcaatcttgatctcacccactagtcagcattatccagccacaatCTGGCTTcagtttttctgcacaaacaacacgaccaa gcaagcccaaggagaatggaagactcgagatgtcaaacttattccctacaggcaacatgtggaagatttTAGCAggcgattcaagtcaatagagttcag tcatttgaagAGGGATATatgtgaacaattcaagataatgcatcgaaactctactccttatcgtcccaaagccaatggtgtcgtcgaagcagtaaacaagaacatcaaaaagattttgagaaagatgattcaaagttccaagCAGTGGCATAaaaagttgccatttgcattgttggggtatcgcactactatGCGCACATCGGTCGGAGCAACCccgtaccttttggtttatggcactgaagccgtaatacccgcagaagtaaAAATCCCTTCTCTCCAGAttattgttgaagctgaaattgaagacagtgagtgggtcaaaacccatttagAACAGTTAACCCTGATCAATGAAAAGCGTATGGCTgcagtctgccacgggcagttgtatcaacaaagaatagcctgtgcctataacaagaaagtgcgggctagaaactttgaagtggggcaactcgtcttAAGGCGTATTCTCCtccatcatcaggaagcaaaaggaaaatttgctcctaactggaaaggcccatacattatcagaaaattgttgccaaaaggggcattaTATCTGGGAGACaatgaaggaaatgaccctgaaacagctgtaaatgcagatgcagtcaaaaggtactatgtctaa